The sequence TTTTTTActatctatttatatatattatgagaTGGGTTACTTAgaagaaattttatatatcctTACTATGTTCATACTAaacaataatatgaatattgcttatacaataaaaattaatgcttttttattttctcgtCCTATGTATTTCATAACTTAGTCTTTTAGTAAAATACTtgatttttaattaaatatttttcttttttaaccTTGTTACAATAGTTTATACTGCTCTTCACTTATCAACGTTTTATAATTCTGTTAGAATCatacacttatatattacattagtagtattattaataaaaaaaattattttaacttttttttttttgcattcttttaaaataaatttcattaagTTTATTaagttctttttttatattcacaaAGATATGTGTTATtggaaatttataaattagaattttgttctgtatatattgtttaataTCCCTTGTTACACTAATATATGTCATGACCTTCAAAATCACTTATCAGCATTTTACCACGTTGTTCACCTGCACATTTCGacatcttttaattttttttctattgaAAACAACATCATTGCCAAGatggaaaaaacaaatattactAAGAATTACATACAGAGAGAAACAATTCTAATGgagtaataaataattatcgTTATATATTAGGATTGTAGAAACGTGTTCACGTTTTTAATTAGAATGATATATAGTGTAATACAAAAGGAAACACATGAATGATATtgcattaaatattaatctaattatggaaaattaataaataaattaacaccTAGTAGCATCATAAGGTGGTTTATATGACAATAATCCCTTTAATCAGTATTTTACTGAAACTAAACATGAATGAGTTTCAGCAACTTCATGTAGTtcattaacatattttaactaTTCTACACTTTTAAAGTTagatatatactttttacgAGTTccatattcattttaaaatttttgcaattgattatatgaattatttcaatttttctcagcatatctatttatattactattatataattaatcatatttttaaacatagATGCGATAATTGTACCTATTACATTGATTTATAGTAACCTTTTTAGAATCagtaatacatataatttatattaaaatatatattaaaggaaaacattttaaagtAATCTTCTTTTtagaaaagtataaaaatagatatcTTCAAGTTATATTTGAAACtccatatataaaacattatattccataaaaatcgaacattttattttttgtatatattctaatatataactagcataaatatataaataatactttaaaaattgttaacattattttatatatattttattttttatgtatgtataatttagcaaatataaaaaagactTAATGTGAAAGGTTTCTGAACTTTATGCCGACGTACAAATAAGAATGcattttccttatataatatatactcaataaggagaaaatataatattttacgaagataataaataatttttatagtattccttaatatagaaaaaacataaataagttattcaaatatatatattttgttttattgaAACATtcccaaaaaaatatttaggaACAAGgatttttactaaaatagaaaaatcctctttaaatgtaaatgtttaagggaatttcattatatacaacgtttatttatattctgtTTTGTAAGTtacatttgtattattatgaatatataaaaatgcattattatttatttcattctaAACATCAGCTATATGTAAGATAGTTAGAGAGCCTAGTTGttctaaaaattaataaaaaccaAATGAGCGCTTCCATAAATGCTGtcgtaaaaaattatatatatattaaaaagataataatataatattgttaattattgtaaattttttttttttattattttttaattattcatttggaagaataatatttaagtGAACAATAGTATAATGTATTTACGtgattataattaatattgggcatataatttttttatatttattagaaatttgtttttaatacataatgaatacaaatatttttgcatattttttccGTTAAAAGtattcttaataaaatattatttatatatatatatatatacataatggAATATCGTTAGTccattttatatgaaaattccacttatttaatatatctattttaacattaaaatatactatttaaataaattaataaaataatcatcGTAATATAGACAAATATcaaataattcataataatatttactatttttttcatttacataaattatatgttatgtaTAAACTGTAATGTTattcaataaattttataagatatttaaaatataatggtAAAGGATACATCAAAACAGTAAGAtttttcatacatatataaaacaataaaaaaaaaaaatagaggaaataaattgttttatatacacttgataacaattataataatgttctTCCAATATACTTCACATATTtcagaaaattatattttcttttattttgctacCTAATCAAGCactattacatatatattatgtactaTATTTTGCGCATATCTTATACATTCAAATGAGatattttaaacatatattatcttaaaaaatgatgaattaTTTTCACATATATTCCCATGTacaatgtaataaataaaaatatttaaaaaaaaaatgagatgGAATGTAAGggattaaaatataaagaacagaaaaaaaaaaaaaaattgagtaaaaataaattcaaaaattacaaataagtaaaaaccaataattctttaatataacaGATTGgttaaacataattatattacatcAACCActaattcaaataattatttactaaaatttactaatatatatattattttaatttcttgcTTATTCATTATCTTTTATATGCTTGTttcaaaagaaattttaaaataagtaataatatatttacattaacaaataatatattataatgcaagtaatatttttaaagagtTCTGtgatttcatttattcattaatatttaaaaatatactataagCTAATACTTAATTTTGTCATTCTAGATCATAAATGAATACTTAATAATAGTCTTAAAAcgattttttcatattcataacaaatgcagaaaaaaaaataaaaatagaaatataattaaaaaaaatctttttgatgtatttattagattatatatatgaataagtACAAAAAAACTGTTACGAAGCTTCAATAatgttgtattatttaatttaatatattattgaatTTACGTTAAATTtagtgttattatttttcattacatagttataattcattttacgATTTTTTAGACATATAATACGAATAACGTTCTCATAAGTAtattctaataatttttcatatatttcataagCAGTCAACATTTtattcaataaataatatacctTAACGTattctttattaattaacATTTAGTCCAAATGAAATCAATTTTATTCAAAAGTGGTAATAGACAAGTACagaacatacatatatatgtatatgtatgataatgtatactatttaaaattattttgtagcATAATGTATAGCATaacttattaaatttttggtagattatttgcatatattattaaatggaTTAATTGCattataatgttatttaCCATTCTCAAAAACagaaacaatatattataatttatatattattattttccatttctatatatatggtattaaaaataaaaaaccgttaacaatataattacaGTGTAGTGCGCAATATGggaaaaatgataaatgtaACATAATAACAAACATACTATTAGTGTTAATAATTATCTGGTTTatagattatttattttccaaaaaaactTGAACAAAAAGAATTGTTTACCTTAATACAacagtatttatataatttttttgcgttaaaaaaaaaaaaagagccaaaaaaaaagcaataaattgattaataatacttatatataataaattttaatttatttttcatttaatttatatgtaattttttttttgtaagttATTGTGATTCCTTTAATGAAggttatataaattttatacactaatatatacttaatcaccatttaatttcaaaatatatttaggaTATATCTTCagttgttttatatttacttaaggtaaaataatataaaactctcatagaataaataataataaatttatttactttatatttctaatataaattactaCGTAGCTCATAACTATGAAATTCCTTTTAATACatcttaatttttgaaatacgCTAATGGTACAAAATGTTCacaattaattttctttatgattttcattttcaacGAACTAGAGCATCAATATAGGGTCATTATGGAAAATTGTATACCTAAggtaatattcatttttttttaaactattaaattcatacataaattatttatttatgataaaatatgtgACAGTGCAATTAACGTAAAACATAATACTTaggtattttttaataattcttttaaattcaGCATTTCACTCTTTCTGGAATGTCAGGATATTCGCTAACCCGCAGAGAACCATTTAGGACTATTAGAACTtacatacaaaataaaactaatttattaaaaacgGCAAATAACGAAGATTTGTTTAGAGAAGAATGCATAAATTTAGCTGATTATCTAATTGGAAAAATGTCTCCTCCGAAGTCTGTATCTCCTACTATGTGGGAAGCGTTATTGAAGTTTTATCTAAATCAttactttaaaaatttaactaAATATGGTGGATGTCCTATGAtcttaaaaaatgaagataaagAACTTTTAggattaaaatataaagaagagGATTTCTGTAAAAAAAGGACTACCGTTTTGAAAGAAATAGAGAGCTTAAAACAGAATAATTCAGGTAAATGCGTCAGTACATGTTTAGACAAATGCAAAACATATAATGCATGGATTAAACAGATGCAGAAGCAATttgaagaaaagaaaagtcTCTTTAAATATTGTTACACAAAAGAAAGTTCCAAAAAAAAGACCAAAAAACTAACTAAAGAATCGATATGTGATATAATGAATGAAGAAACTTTTAAAGAACTTTCTGAATGTATAACCCCGAATTCAGCAGAAAGTACTGAAGGTTTACttgaaacagaaaaaaaaggtttaGAAACTCAAATTCAAAATACAGCTCAAATTATATCCAAATCTCACGTACAACAAGAAATAGATGTGCCAACTGCACCCGAAGCTCAAAATGAAATTGAATCACATAATTCACCACAACCTCCACCAGAACATATTAAAAGTGAAGTTTCAGAAATTCAGCATTCAACTATAGAAACTGAGGATTCACAATCTTTAACAGATGCATCATTAGAAAAAGCTAAAATTTCtgaatatgtacatgtagcATCAGAAGATACTACTGCATTACCCTCTCCAGCTCTTCAAGGCACACAATTATCTCCTGATCCTGAGAATACACAGCCAACTGATAAAGCATCGACATATACCTTAGCACGTAGTCCTCCCCAAATATCACATACTACAGGTATCACTAATTCTACTTATGTTTCTACATTTGAAATAACTatactaaataatatatacatatatatgtataaaatacaattataGGTACGATATTAAATCCAAGTGATAAATATACATcatctattttaataaacttggtaattattattatattttctcttttattaaagtaatataataataaaggcttaaaaatatgaaaatcatttatttattgtaatagcttattttataaaaatgtttttcttATACTATAGTTTGCTTTAACtggaatattaaaaaaaaaaaaaaaagataagtaGAAAACATGTGAAATTTCTGAGATTGCTTGTACCTTCATTTTCTAAcaagaaaagtaaaatttttacggATGATCCTTTAGAacacataatatatgatgatgaagaaattataaaaaaaataaaaataaatgaacttacaaaaaatgtaaatttatcaAAGCGAACAAGAGACAGATCCAAAATCATAGTAGAAGTACATATGGAAGTACTCGAAGAATGCATAAATGAAGATTGGGAGAACCACAAAGACGAATTCATAGAAATATGTATAGATGAGTTCACAAAAAAGGATTATACAACCTATCCCAATTTAAAAGTTGATGAtctaataatagaaaatattaaatgtatcaGTGATatcaaaaaacaaaacattcTATGGAATAAATGGATACAAAGACATAGAAATCTTTTTCAAAATCTGAAAAAAGACGATTggtttaataatttgaagGATGAATGGAAAAGAGAAGTAGCTTACGTACAAGAAatggaagaaataaaaaagaaatcttcaaataaaaatcaaaaagtttcatttttagaaagagaaaaagatatatggaGACAGTGGATATCAAAAAAGGGTATGATTATACAACAACATCTTGATCAGTACTGGAATAATGGATTAGTAGAGGAGTTGCAGAATATCTCAGATGAATATGTAAATGAAGAtactaaaaattatgtatcaCTATTAAATGTAGAAGAATTGAAGCacaaagaaaattatgaagaattatataaatatataaaaaaaaaattattaacaaagcTTTGTATTCTCGTGCTGATAGCAGTATTAGAAGAATGTAAAAAGGAGGTAAACCTTGAAAATAGGGAATCATATTTGGATAGATCCATAAATGAATGGAAAGGAGAAGGATATTCAAgtaaaaaacaagaaattacagaaaatataattgaatataataacaatgatatagaaaataaaagaaatgagGAATTTGATGCTCATATATGGAAAGATTGTTTCAGAAATGAGATAGACGATTGGATAAGAGAAGATGACTTATATGCAAATTCTATAGTTAGTGATAGAACAGTAGACAAATCGGATGAAATAGCAGAAAAACCGTTTCTATAAATTCATAGGTATACttccataatatatttagatgatatttaagaaaaaaggctattaatgaaaaatattatttaagttttttaatGTCTCTAggtaataaagaaaataaatataaagtaataagtaataaaaaggaaaaaaaaatcatgaAACATGAAGTTTGAAATTGaagcatttaaaatatattacaattatatacatttttttatatctgtaatattatacattagGATACTCCGCTAATACTTGATTTAACAGAAATAGTAATATgttaatacacatataaaaaaaaagattaatattaaaatttttcgaAAATGTTACAccttgaaaaaattataatttggaataataaaaaaaaacaaaataaataatttgtaaCACTATTTctgaattaatataatattattacaaaaatttatataattctattttatttcattacttCTTAATTTACAGTTATTTTCACGTTTagaaatatacttatttgtatcttttatatatttccattGATCAACCGTTTCATGtttcaatttatataaaaaatttgttcataaataaaaaaaaaaataaggaaaagaaCTCTTTATATGCATGAAAACGTAATGATAATTTACACAAAATCTGTATTAcgaattatattaaaaaaaaaaaatatgctacGTACTTAATGATAACGTCTTAATCTGTTATGAGTTAATAGATATCGTACATTAATATCGTtcatttattgtatattttcaaaattttaccTATAGCTATATTTGcgttctttttaattatttattttttggaaaaattaaaaaattacatttaagAATTCTATTTCTTAATGAACAATTTCATTTTctccataatatataacgAATAATAAACTAAacacatttacatatatatatatatatatatttatatatatataattataaaaaaaaaatattcttttttcatttttaggagaataagaaaaagataCCATAAATCAATatgctatatattttactacaGTTGTGGGAGATATTCTCAATTAGAACGTAttttagaataaataatatatctaaataattgaattaattattatgttacctatatatttctaaaatgtaaagtaattattattaatgattgatgaaatattaataaaaagaacaacCTTATAGTATATCATGGGAATGATATATCTAATCCGATTTATGGcgttatttttcaattttcatGCTATTCTATtgtgtataaataattgtattatattatcattttttatgttcattaAAACATGTTATTAATTAACTTTTAGCGCATGGCGtaaattttaagtatatattcaCCTTCaagttaaataaatttgttttttttaaatatatatcttttttttattttgttacaCATATTtcaacatttataaaatgtacagtaaccatattttttatattattatactttttactagcaaaaacattttttttaaattatcttttaatattattccaaaaatattaaatatacttttttaaaattacaattcttataatatattcataaataaaaaaatcattttattaGAGCATTTTACTAATATAGCAAATATTAATTCTGTCAtggaattataataataaaaaattatacttgcaaatttttatgctgtttactttattttaatatctttAGAATTGATACAGAACAAAGATACAAATAACTATTTTCTCTAAAagtaatacattatatatattctaattttttaatatcagaATTATtcaattagaaaaaaagaaaataataaaaatatgcaaataatatttcttttaatataacaaGTTGTGTTCCAATCATGCCATGGATCAGAATTTATTCTACTGaagtttttttaatagaaaaagaatgggtaaaaaacataaaatatgaaaacaattaatagaaaaagtaaaaaaagaataaaaataataaactaaCAGGAATGtgtaaaatacataaaaataaatacaaaaagtaATAGAAGTATTagaagaacaaaaaataggTTTGAAAAatcttataaattaaaataaaaaacagttgaaaaaaatgtaaaacaatataatatggaaaacatattctgtttttaatgttaaaaagattttttaaaaaactcaTTATTTTCCATTATGTAATAGTTATGtatctttaaaattaatatgagTTTGAGTTTCATATTttagttatttatttttatatatttttctaatttaatttttgtctTCATTTCTACATCAgcatatttattatcatattataattatacagaataacatgttcataaaaaaaaaaaattataatcataataatattaattaaggatagtttatttattaataaaatccATATGGcttatattaatgatatatcTACATGATAAGAAGGAATGAATGGGAGAATCTATTGTAACACTTGAAGTTTTAtctatacatttatatatatagatttattcatattaagttttacaataattttatatattattattatttatattttaaaattaaatatttatgaaaaaaaaataataaataaaacaatttaatgttaataaaataattataagtggacataagtacataaataaatatttaaatacatttaagTAGATATAGGTGTTTCTCTATAGATATGTTATAacgtttttataaaattaattcttaataaaaatcataattttttattttttttttttatataaaactttttgtttcattattttttttttttgaacagtaatttaaataatttttataaactgTACTGTTccgttttatttttatgcatattattttacattgtatacttttgtaatttaatatatttagctgaaaattaaataatataaaataacacaatttattattaaagatGAAGacaatattcttttttgtgTCTGTTTCGACAgtcatatttaaattatcttcTACCAGTTCAAATGATGATTACTGCAGCTGGgtaagataaaatatttcaaataaatatatttgaattttagttaattccatttaaaaattaaattaatttaaaaaatacactttttttaatattttatttaaatattttcggGAAAAACAAAGTCTTCACTTTGTAAATCTTATAAATTCACTATATTTATACCAgaagtatatttaaaacaaaagatAACGGAATATGGAttatcagaaaaaaataaaaattttatttgggAAATATGTCTTAGTAGatggaaaaagaaatgatataagattttaaaaagtaaaagaattCATGACCTGAAAAAAAAGCaagaatttaatatatttttgaacaAATTTGAGGATAAAGGATGTGTTACAATCCCAATATGTAATAAGAATATCAATCAGAACTTTATGATGTATTCACTAGTTGGAGCAAagattaatgtatataatggtttaaaaaaacatgaatcatattatatattccgATTATAAATGGAGAAAAAGGTGGTGCGTTATGGAAATGGCgcttaataataacatttttacattaatatttaaaaaatggctCATAAGAGAAGAAAGGATGTACTAAAAAGTGAAGCAGTAAAAAAAACTGGTAggtaatttacaaaaattttatttatttaaatatattaattgtaaagaaaaaacgaATAATGGATAAACTCCTTTTTCctaatttataaaagtattCATTTGTTAAgtaaattgaaaataaaaacaatggAATTTACAGAATAATGAGAAAAAGACTATAAATTGGaatgcaaatataaatattataaaccACGATATAtctaagaataaatattaaaacacttataaaatttttttccatttaggtactaaaattagaaaattcCATTGGTTCACTATTTAGATTTTATGCTTACATTTATACGCTTAAGTTTCagattttatattataatgaagTAGAGAATAGTGCAACGAAATGAAACGTTGAAAAACATGTTAATCAGTCATACTTTTCATTAAATGTTAGTCATAAATGTTCGATATATCAAAAAGagtttgtataattttaaaaatattattaaataattgaatttataataacaCATTAATAAAATCTGCATAATTAGAATTAATTACCATAGTTGTTTagaaaaaactaaaataagCGTATAATTCTCACTATAATAATaggtttatataattttcctaTCTAAAAATtcatcagaaaaaaaaaattaactaaattatgtaaaaaaataaaaggtgCAAGATTTATTATCTATAAAATtgatatttctttattttgaattaaacaattatgttaccttatatatatcaaaaattcagtacataaaatataaatattactgaAATATGTAAGTaatagcaaaaaaataatcaagaaataacatataatttttgaaatatttaatccaaaataaattaataatatttatattaatataaaaacatacttTAGTTATTaagtttatacatatttattatataaccaTCATTTCAAATAATTCGATATATATCTTGCTTTGtaatt comes from Plasmodium malariae genome assembly, chromosome: 7 and encodes:
- the PmUG01_07011000 gene encoding STP1 protein, with amino-acid sequence MENCIPKHFTLSGMSGYSLTRREPFRTIRTYIQNKTNLLKTANNEDLFREECINLADYLIGKMSPPKSVSPTMWEALLKFYLNHYFKNLTKYGGCPMILKNEDKELLGLKYKEEDFCKKRTTVLKEIESLKQNNSGKCVSTCLDKCKTYNAWIKQMQKQFEEKKSLFKYCYTKESSKKKTKKLTKESICDIMNEETFKELSECITPNSAESTEGLLETEKKGLETQIQNTAQIISKSHVQQEIDVPTAPEAQNEIESHNSPQPPPEHIKSEVSEIQHSTIETEDSQSLTDASLEKAKISEYVHVASEDTTALPSPALQGTQLSPDPENTQPTDKASTYTLARSPPQISHTTEHIIYDDEEIIKKIKINELTKNVNLSKRTRDRSKIIVEVHMEVLEECINEDWENHKDEFIEICIDEFTKKDYTTYPNLKVDDLIIENIKCISDIKKQNILWNKWIQRHRNLFQNLKKDDWFNNLKDEWKREVAYVQEMEEIKKKSSNKNQKVSFLEREKDIWRQWISKKGMIIQQHLDQYWNNGLVEELQNISDEYVNEDTKNYVSLLNVEELKHKENYEELYKYIKKKLLTKLCILVLIAVLEECKKEVNLENRESYLDRSINEWKGEGYSSKKQEITENIIEYNNNDIENKRNEEFDAHIWKDCFRNEIDDWIREDDLYANSIVSDRTVDKSDEIAEKPFL